Proteins from a genomic interval of Rhodopseudomonas julia:
- a CDS encoding MarR family winged helix-turn-helix transcriptional regulator, with translation MIEKLERELAFFARRLEAVHRKRGYPLERAHYLLLLQLREGPASVTDLAHHLDLDDSTVTRQIAAMQRRRLIRRVKNPADGRSTLIERTRLGAESAETMRLARLGRIETLFGAWKQADREKFAQMLAHVNFALSDSLKELAEDHPTPPPQPTRPARQRKAKPRKE, from the coding sequence GTGATCGAGAAGCTGGAACGCGAGCTGGCGTTCTTTGCGCGAAGGCTGGAGGCGGTCCACCGCAAGCGCGGCTATCCCCTTGAGCGCGCCCACTATCTTTTGCTGCTGCAATTGCGCGAGGGCCCTGCGAGCGTCACGGATCTCGCCCACCACCTTGATCTCGACGATTCGACCGTCACAAGGCAGATCGCCGCTATGCAGCGGCGGCGCCTGATCCGCCGCGTCAAGAACCCAGCCGACGGGCGCAGCACCCTGATCGAGCGGACGCGGCTTGGCGCCGAGAGCGCCGAGACGATGCGCCTTGCACGGCTTGGACGTATCGAAACGCTATTCGGAGCCTGGAAGCAGGCCGACCGAGAGAAGTTCGCGCAAATGCTTGCGCATGTGAACTTTGCCCTATCGGACTCCCTCAAGGAGCTGGCGGAAGACCACCCCACCCCGCCCCCGCAGCCCACCAGGCCTGCGAGGCAGCGAAAGGCGAAGCCCCGGAAAGAGTGA
- a CDS encoding MFS transporter, giving the protein MSANSASPHFLDQPKAVWATAFACVVGFMSIGLVDPILTSIAAGLNASPSQVSLLFTSYFFVTSVMMLVTGFVSSRLGGRKTLMVGALLIVTFSALAGTSQSVGELVAFRAGWGLGNAFFVVTALSVIVASSRGGTAAAILMYEAALGLGISAGPLLGAALGGMSWRYPFFGTATLMAIGFVAVAVLLPELPKPKEKIAITAPLKALRQPGLLTTAVAAAFYNYAFFTVLAFVPFVLQMSAHAVGLIFFGWGLLLAVFSVLVAPRLQARLSAPLLLAACLVLFAVLLMVMAFSSVEIVAACVVLSGALMGVCNTVFTEMALEVSTVPRPVASAAYNFVRWFAGVVAPYAAPLLAESFGAHMAFYVACVAALISPIVLFARRSSLGRYSGLREGAGEALGAVPPIAALAAVDGTDQDWGVLKRAAEIAPKDETVFVLHVRPFEVVDEDAVDAESEAEAAAVLDRALVFLQKQGVSAEGEVVEAGAVHVAQTILGRAEAVDAPILVIGERHRDDIGNLVHGSVADAMERQVEQGLRLLTVAAPELLRDGATAR; this is encoded by the coding sequence ATGTCCGCCAATTCCGCATCCCCCCATTTTTTGGATCAGCCAAAAGCTGTATGGGCGACGGCTTTCGCATGTGTCGTCGGCTTCATGTCGATCGGCCTGGTCGATCCCATTCTCACCTCGATCGCAGCGGGCCTCAACGCATCCCCCAGTCAGGTATCGTTGCTGTTTACCAGCTACTTTTTCGTCACCTCCGTGATGATGCTGGTCACGGGGTTCGTTTCCAGTCGGTTGGGCGGTCGCAAGACGTTGATGGTGGGGGCACTCCTCATCGTTACGTTCTCCGCTCTTGCCGGAACCTCGCAATCGGTTGGCGAGCTGGTCGCGTTCCGAGCCGGGTGGGGCCTTGGCAACGCGTTTTTCGTGGTCACCGCTCTGTCCGTCATCGTTGCCTCCTCCCGCGGCGGCACAGCGGCAGCAATTTTGATGTACGAAGCCGCGCTCGGTCTCGGTATCTCAGCCGGGCCTCTCCTCGGCGCCGCACTTGGCGGTATGTCCTGGCGTTACCCCTTCTTCGGGACGGCGACATTGATGGCGATCGGCTTCGTCGCCGTCGCGGTGCTTCTTCCGGAACTGCCGAAGCCCAAGGAGAAGATCGCGATCACCGCGCCTCTCAAGGCGCTTCGCCAGCCGGGTCTTTTGACGACCGCGGTTGCGGCAGCTTTCTACAATTACGCCTTCTTCACGGTCCTCGCCTTCGTCCCCTTCGTTCTGCAAATGTCGGCACATGCGGTCGGATTGATTTTTTTCGGATGGGGGCTCCTGCTTGCGGTGTTTTCAGTTCTCGTCGCGCCGCGTCTGCAGGCGCGGCTGAGCGCTCCGCTCCTGCTCGCAGCATGTCTCGTTCTCTTCGCTGTCTTGCTCATGGTCATGGCTTTCAGCTCGGTTGAGATCGTTGCCGCTTGCGTGGTGCTTTCGGGCGCCTTGATGGGGGTCTGCAACACGGTCTTCACGGAGATGGCGCTGGAAGTCTCGACGGTTCCAAGACCGGTCGCCTCGGCCGCTTACAACTTCGTGCGGTGGTTCGCGGGCGTCGTCGCGCCCTATGCCGCGCCGCTTCTGGCGGAAAGTTTTGGCGCCCACATGGCCTTTTACGTAGCCTGTGTGGCCGCGCTCATTTCACCGATCGTGCTCTTTGCCCGGCGAAGCAGTCTCGGCCGTTATTCGGGATTGCGGGAAGGGGCCGGTGAGGCTCTTGGAGCCGTGCCGCCGATTGCGGCTCTCGCCGCGGTTGATGGAACGGACCAGGACTGGGGGGTTCTCAAGCGTGCTGCCGAGATCGCGCCGAAAGACGAGACCGTCTTCGTGCTGCATGTGCGCCCCTTCGAGGTGGTGGACGAAGACGCAGTCGATGCCGAGAGCGAGGCTGAGGCGGCGGCCGTTTTGGACCGCGCGCTCGTCTTTCTGCAAAAGCAGGGCGTGAGCGCAGAAGGAGAGGTGGTGGAGGCTGGCGCCGTTCATGTCGCACAGACCATTCTGGGCCGCGCAGAGGCAGTCGATGCCCCCATCCTGGTGATCGGGGAGCGGCACCGGGACGATATCGGAAATCTCGTCCACGGGAGCGTTGCCGACGCGATGGAACGTCAGGTTGAGCAGGGGCTGCGCCTCCTTACCGTAGCCGCGCCCGAGCTGCTCCGGGATGGTGCGACCGCCCGCTGA
- a CDS encoding OmpA family protein, whose amino-acid sequence MRELRQKLHQQRRDAVRQADRPDREDARRRGQDGREWSGEDDRRDRRGPPRGAGGFMLPFASGDVVQDSGDRVIVRRNGQLLIRSDSETDRLLRRARDVSVDELGGGRTRTIVTRSDGIRVITERDYDGEIIRRVRQYPDGDQVVLIDERGYDHSDRAYEPGYFERSLPPLDLQMPQDRYIVEMQRASEGELEDTLMAPPVESVERVYTLEEVRDSSRLRDKLRRVDLDAITFDTGSAAISRSQIGQLSAIGQAIEDVVSRNPNEIFLVEGHTDAIGSDVSNLALSDRRAESVAIVLSENFDIPPENLVTQGYGEQYLKVPTETAERANRRVAVRRITPLIQSTSR is encoded by the coding sequence GTGCGCGAGCTGCGCCAGAAACTGCATCAGCAGCGGCGCGACGCCGTGCGGCAGGCCGATAGACCAGATCGCGAAGACGCCCGCCGTCGCGGACAGGATGGTCGTGAATGGTCGGGCGAAGATGACCGGCGCGATCGGCGTGGCCCCCCCCGCGGTGCCGGCGGCTTCATGCTGCCCTTCGCCTCCGGCGATGTGGTCCAAGATTCGGGCGACCGCGTCATCGTTCGCCGCAACGGCCAGCTTCTCATTCGGTCCGACAGCGAAACCGACCGTCTTCTGCGTCGAGCCCGGGATGTCTCGGTCGACGAGTTGGGGGGCGGACGAACGCGCACCATCGTCACCCGTTCGGACGGAATCCGCGTCATCACGGAGCGGGATTATGATGGCGAGATCATTCGGCGCGTCCGCCAGTACCCTGATGGCGACCAGGTCGTGCTGATCGACGAACGCGGCTACGATCACAGCGATCGCGCATATGAGCCCGGTTATTTCGAACGCTCTCTGCCACCCCTCGACCTGCAGATGCCGCAAGATCGCTACATCGTCGAGATGCAGCGCGCATCTGAAGGCGAGCTCGAAGATACCTTGATGGCGCCGCCGGTCGAAAGCGTGGAGCGGGTCTATACGTTGGAGGAGGTTCGCGACAGCTCGCGTCTGCGCGACAAGCTCCGTCGCGTCGATCTGGATGCGATCACATTCGACACGGGCAGTGCCGCAATTTCACGCAGCCAGATAGGTCAGCTTTCCGCGATAGGCCAAGCCATCGAGGACGTGGTGTCGCGCAATCCCAACGAGATCTTCCTCGTGGAAGGACATACCGACGCCATCGGCTCGGATGTGTCGAACCTGGCACTGTCAGACCGCCGTGCGGAATCGGTGGCGATCGTGCTGTCGGAGAATTTCGATATTCCGCCGGAAAATCTGGTAACCCAGGGCTACGGCGAACAATACCTTAAAGTCCCGACGGAGACCGCGGAACGGGCGAACCGGCGTGTCGCCGTTCGCCGCATCACACCGCTCATCCAAAGCACAAGTCGGTAA